In one Portunus trituberculatus isolate SZX2019 chromosome 31, ASM1759143v1, whole genome shotgun sequence genomic region, the following are encoded:
- the LOC123511337 gene encoding uncharacterized protein LOC123511337: MRVTPAIPARQRVHPIIKDLLDRLEQRFIPVKWLANNIKGVSIPVAKTIYIVFLRSLVDYLSPALCHLSKTSLQPLEKFQNKVMQFILGCPASTRIVNMLSELNLKPLVDRIYTNVTYFSIKCLRSPHLAPHYSCVIRAALDPVTPRLSLRPGGRTLVCTVCAACAVFSPTMEPPGGDGWVGRRLPNASSSTYCELNGLLDAVTILTERGLDGVIVCDSKSALHVSKTCL; the protein is encoded by the coding sequence ATGCGTGTCACCCCAGCCATACCTGCACGACAACGTGTCCATCCCATCATTAAGGACCTCCTGGATAGACTAGAGCAGCGCTTTATCCCTGTCAAGTGGCTTGCCAACAACATAAAAGGAGTCTCTATCCCTGTAGCCAAGACAATATACATCGTGTTTCTTCGATCCCTCGTCGACTACCTTTCCCCCGCGCTCTGTCACCTCTCCAAGACATCATTGCAACCACTTGAAAAATTTCAAAACAAAGTCATGCAGTTTATCCTGGGTTGCCCTGCCTCCACCAGAATAGTTAACATGCTGTCTGAGCTGAATTTAAAGCCACTTGTTGATAGAATCTACACGAACGTCACATACTTCAGTATCAAGTGTCTGCGCTCTCCTCATCTTGCTCCTCACTACTCCTGTGTCATCCGAGCAGCACTCGACCCCGTTACACCCCGGCTTTCACTTCGCCCTGGCGGACGTACCCTTGTCTGCACGGTCTGTGCAGCATGTGCCGTGTTCTCCCCTACTATGGAGCCCCCAGGGGGGGATGGATGGGTTGGCCGTCGTTTACCCAACGCGTCGAGTTCCACCTACTGTGAGCTCAATGGCCTATTGGACGCTGTTACCATCCTTACTGAGAGGGGACTGGACGGGGTGATCGTCTGTGACTCTAAGTCTGCCCTTCACGTCTCCAAGACCTGCTTATGA